From Nguyenibacter vanlangensis, one genomic window encodes:
- the trbJ gene encoding P-type conjugative transfer protein TrbJ: MKRLVLLYGIVSVLSLSAIPARAQWAVFDGANFGQNVLQAARALQQIDNQIASLANQAQMLVNQAKNLASLPLSTLSTLQSTISQTMALLTQAQNIAYSVHSVEQQYQQAYTSISSGMSDSALFSQAQTRWRNAVGGFEDALKTQAQVVGNIPSDSSAMTQLVSASQSSSGALQAAQAGNQFLALQSRQLSDVIAVLSANGRAADLQQAREAAAEAEGQAQYEHFAQHDAYVPGAVSVFNDGN, from the coding sequence ATGAAGCGTCTCGTGCTCCTTTACGGCATCGTCAGCGTTTTATCTCTTTCCGCCATTCCGGCCCGTGCGCAATGGGCGGTCTTCGACGGTGCCAATTTTGGCCAGAACGTGCTCCAGGCCGCTCGCGCGTTGCAGCAGATCGACAACCAGATCGCGTCGCTGGCCAACCAGGCACAGATGCTGGTCAATCAGGCGAAGAATCTCGCTTCCTTGCCGCTCTCAACATTGTCGACGCTGCAATCAACGATTTCCCAGACCATGGCCCTGCTCACGCAGGCGCAGAACATTGCCTACAGCGTCCACTCGGTCGAGCAGCAATACCAACAGGCCTACACCTCGATTTCGTCGGGGATGTCGGATAGCGCCCTGTTCAGTCAGGCGCAGACCCGTTGGAGGAACGCGGTCGGCGGGTTTGAGGACGCGCTGAAGACCCAGGCCCAGGTGGTGGGCAACATTCCAAGTGACAGCAGCGCCATGACGCAATTGGTTTCGGCCAGCCAGAGTTCGAGCGGCGCGCTTCAGGCCGCGCAAGCAGGCAATCAGTTTCTGGCCCTGCAATCGCGCCAGCTTTCCGATGTCATCGCGGTCCTGTCCGCTAACGGACGGGCCGCTGATCTTCAGCAGGCGCGCGAGGCGGCAGCCGAAGCAGAAGGCCAGGCGCAATACGAACATTTCGCGCAGCACGACGCCTACGTGCCCGGCGCCGTCTCTGTGTTCAATGACGGGAACTGA
- the trbL gene encoding P-type conjugative transfer protein TrbL gives MTNAGVIDNFLNIFTTTIDTGFGLVKGNVVSLAGSLSVLDIALAGLFWAWAADEDIIQRLVKKTLYIGFFVFIIDNFDALSKRVFDSFATLGLKVGGGKLALGDFVHPGRLAATGFDAAQPLLDAMHQFLDPIHFFTGFAQIAVFLISWFIVMAAFFVLAVQLFVAIIEFKLTTLAGFILIPFALFNRTAFLAEKVLGNVVSSGVKIMVFAVISAIASTLFSQFTTSYGDSLPTIGQALSVVLAALAMIGLAIYGGSVANGLISGAPQLGAGAAAGTAMAVGAMGAAAVAAPAALASGGAAALGATAAAARGGAAIAGAATTAYSAGAAGVGGAGSVAAGIGGMGRAVGGAAVNAAKSKVGAAASSLKESYASGGRWAAGGMGGGGEGDGPSDNGGSSGPSGGGDPGAGPAGSGNPRGGPSGGGPDGGDAPNGKPPRWARKMKRRNAAAHAAEAANVIRSADGGGGNSSIDLSEKE, from the coding sequence ATGACGAATGCAGGCGTCATCGACAATTTCCTGAATATTTTCACCACCACGATCGATACCGGTTTCGGTCTGGTGAAGGGCAATGTGGTCTCGCTCGCCGGATCACTCTCCGTCCTCGACATCGCGCTCGCCGGGCTGTTCTGGGCCTGGGCGGCGGACGAGGACATCATCCAGCGTCTGGTGAAAAAGACGCTCTATATCGGTTTCTTCGTATTCATCATCGACAATTTCGACGCTCTCTCGAAGAGGGTCTTCGACAGTTTTGCCACCCTTGGCCTGAAGGTCGGCGGCGGCAAGCTGGCGCTCGGTGATTTCGTGCATCCCGGCAGGCTGGCGGCGACCGGGTTTGACGCGGCCCAGCCGCTGCTGGATGCGATGCACCAGTTCCTCGACCCGATCCATTTTTTCACCGGCTTCGCCCAGATCGCGGTGTTCCTGATCTCCTGGTTCATCGTCATGGCGGCGTTCTTCGTGCTGGCCGTGCAGCTTTTCGTGGCGATCATTGAGTTCAAGCTCACCACGCTCGCAGGGTTCATCCTGATTCCCTTCGCGCTGTTCAACCGCACGGCCTTCCTCGCCGAGAAGGTGCTGGGCAATGTGGTGTCCTCCGGCGTCAAGATCATGGTTTTCGCCGTGATCAGCGCCATTGCTTCCACGCTGTTCTCGCAGTTCACCACCTCTTACGGCGACAGCCTGCCGACCATCGGCCAGGCGCTCTCGGTGGTGCTCGCCGCCCTCGCGATGATCGGGCTCGCCATCTACGGCGGCAGCGTCGCCAACGGGCTGATTTCCGGCGCGCCCCAGCTTGGCGCGGGAGCGGCGGCCGGGACTGCTATGGCGGTCGGGGCGATGGGCGCCGCTGCCGTGGCCGCACCCGCCGCCCTGGCGTCGGGCGGGGCTGCCGCACTCGGTGCCACGGCAGCCGCCGCACGGGGAGGGGCTGCGATCGCAGGGGCTGCGACCACGGCCTACAGCGCCGGAGCGGCGGGAGTGGGCGGCGCCGGAAGTGTGGCGGCCGGCATCGGCGGAATGGGCCGGGCTGTTGGTGGCGCTGCCGTGAACGCGGCGAAGAGCAAGGTCGGCGCGGCGGCCTCGTCATTGAAGGAAAGCTACGCGTCCGGCGGACGCTGGGCCGCCGGTGGGATGGGCGGCGGGGGAGAAGGCGACGGTCCGTCGGATAACGGTGGGTCTTCAGGCCCGTCCGGCGGAGGTGATCCCGGTGCCGGGCCTGCCGGTAGCGGTAACCCTCGTGGTGGCCCCTCGGGAGGCGGCCCTGATGGCGGCGACGCCCCCAACGGCAAGCCGCCCCGCTGGGCGCGGAAAATGAAGCGTCGCAATGCCGCGGCCCATGCGGCGGAAGCCGCCAATGTCATCCGCTCCGCCGATGGCGGCGGCGGAAATTCCAGCATCGACCTTTCGGAGAAAGAATGA